Genomic DNA from Theobroma cacao cultivar B97-61/B2 chromosome 3, Criollo_cocoa_genome_V2, whole genome shotgun sequence:
AAAATTCCCAGAGGTACATAAGTTGGATTAGGAGAGTTTATAGCTATATGAGCTCCTTCGTTTCAAAATCACCACGAGAGGCATATATCAATTATAGAGATCTTGACATTGGAATTAATAATAAAGGTAGCACCAGTTATGCACAAGCAAGTGTTTGGGgtcataaatattttaagaataattttgaTAAGTTGATGCGGGTGAAGACAATGATTGATCCAGAAAATTTCTTCAAACACGAACAAAGCATTCCTCCACATTTATCCTGACGGAAGGAGAGAGACAATTAGAGTATATATAACTTTGGTGGATACTTTTAATCCGAAAAGCAGAGTAATGATTTCGATAGTGATCATAGTGctaaataaaatgtttgattagTTCTTTGTTACCGTTTCTGGAATAATGCATGAGTGGTATGCCTAGCCTACTAAATAACATACCATTCATTACCTTTGGttgaaacaatttaaagtGTGTTgacaataataaattttagcCTTTCTTTCTCCAGATTTCATTAGTAGATACAATAACGTGCAAATGCAAGTATAATTTTTAGCCTCTGGCCCTTTTATGTTCTAAAGATTCAGAATAGTGTAATGCATTACATATTTGCTGATCTGTTGTGCCAAAAAATTCTCTGAATTTTGTCATACACTTCGTAGAAAAGTTATCTAGTGTTGAATCAACATTTCCAAAAAATAGAAAGCGATTGTTGACTTTTGGGtacatattattaataatcaaaGCAAAGAGTATAAATATACTTCAATGAATTTGTTTCAGCCTAAAGATAAAAATAGGTTAGGCCATTCAATCTTTAGTTCATCAATAATCTACGTCCCATGAACTCTACCaaacaaaatttgattttacaGCAAAAAACAATTCTGATTGCTGAATTGGTCCTCCGATGTAAGGTTCTATACATACCATATCTTTAAAGATGATTATAATATGAAGATTACTTATATAAAAGTGTCTTTTCACTTGAAAATTTAGCTGACATGTTGTGTTTCAATGCTTGTTTAacgaaaaatataatttaataaaattattaatttattattattattaaaagtaGAGTTGACACTTGTGCATTAATGGAATGAAGTTTTAGTGATCCGAAAAGAAGATGAGGGACAACAAACTTATGTGCTTGGGATCCTACTCCTATGGTCACAGCCCATATGCTAATTGACTCATTTATAGGCTTCATGGGCTCTGTGAAATGGGTGGGGAGTAAAGCCCTTCTTTTAAAGTCAAACAGTTGAAACCTGGCTCAACCAGAGCTGGTTTTCAAATCAGAATTAACTTCAGGAACTTGGAATCTCCAGAACAACTCTAACAAAATCAATCTTAAAAAATCCAAAGAACATGCTCAAATCTCACTTGAGCTTCGAGCAATTAACATTGTGCTTTCCAATCATATGCCTTTCACATAGTAGCAAACACTTGATTgtcaataaagaaaatgagaagtggTTAGGAGACTTAAGGGTCAATGGCTCACAAAATATTGTTCAATAGAAGATTTGGTAAATAAAGAgcatatataatttatataaaatttttaaatcagCTCTAATATATACAAGCTTTTAATTAAATAGTGCTtgtttggttttattttttttcaatttatctactttttaaaagtaagttaaatataaattttgaaaagttcttaaaaaaaactattttttaaataataaaatttaaaaaaaaaaagagttttagGAAAAGCTTTTATGaggagctttttttttctttttttaaaaataaaaattttttttttgtttcaaaaatatcttcatttattaaaaataattacaatattaccctcttaaaaaaatactttttaagataattttaaccaaaattataacttataaaaaaaaatttagtaaaCAGCttcaacttaattttaaaaattattattttcataagaattttataatagtttttaagctaaaaaaaaatcaagtcaaataaactcttagtATAAACCACACTACGATATTTTTTGggtttgaaaataaaatagaagtTTTTTCCAGTTATGCTTGaggttataatttgatttattttaaaaatataaattacttGAATTTTTCGATTAACAGGAAGAGTATATATAACcctcattcatttaaaaaaattctcacttataatttttttataaatcactattttaaaattttttccaaataattattttttgttattcaatttaattagatTGTCATTATCATTACATTTTTTAACTTATTGTTTACTAATTTAGTAAATActtttattaatcaaaatagacacataaaataaaaaaaatattacttgaGTTTGAGATTTATGCATAAGTGGGCGAACTCTTCTAAAAAATTGGGTTGTATTTCGGCCAGCATACTTCAAAGATCAACCAGACTAAGGGCCGGTTCTAACGGGTCTGACTGATCCGACCCGCTTCCTCTCAGTAGCCTTTCCCCTTTGTCTTATCCTCTCCCTTGAAACGGCGCCGTTTAAGATTCCTATAAATATCCCAAAAGCGCTTAAAATCccattttcttgttactcAACGCCTCTCCTCCTCTCTAAAAATCCTCACCATTCATAACCTTCTCTCCTTTCGCCACCGTTCCGCCGTCGGCCACTGCTGAAACACCTCTCTTTTTTCATCCTCTCCCTCTCATCCATCTATCTTTTTACTGATTTCCTTTTCCTCCAAaacatttctttttccctgaaaaaggattaaaaaCTGAAACTCATTCCCCACATTTCTGGGCGCCGTCGCTGTCAGTCGCAGCAGGAATACTCCTTTCTTCTCAGTCTTTCCCTTTCCTCCAGAATTCCATTGGTTGATTTCAAGCAGCAATTTATTgcttaagaaaacaaaagttcCAAATTAGAACAAGAAGTGGTGgtcttttttatgtttttaagttCCATTTGTTATAGAACTCTTGTTTAATTTTCCATCAGTTGCCATTGCTGTAAAAAATGATGTTGCATAGGTTCAATCTGGTGCAactttttgtgaattttattacGAGATTGGTGAACAAAAATAGAACTCTTGTTTTTCCGGTTAGAACTTGTCACAGTGTAGGAACTGGTGGATACTTTAACGGAGGAGATTATAACTTATTGTTTGGAAAATACGATGTTATTGTTGACAACATAATTGATGCTCAATTCATTGATGTTAATGGAAGAATTCTTGACAGAAAAGTCATAAGAGAAGATTTGTTTTGGGCCATTCCAGGAGGTTGAGGGGGTAGCTCTGGAATTGTCCTCTCATGGAAATTAAAGTCGGTTCATCTTACAGCGACTGTGACTGTATTCGCCATTAGCAAGACCTTAGAACAAAATGCAATCAAACTTCTTCACCGTTGGCAATATATTGCCCGTGATCTTCCGGATGAAATGTAATCCTCGGTTACTTTAAATAGGCGGAATTCTAGTCAAGATGGGAAGCAAACACTTCTAGCTTCCTTTATTTCTTGGTGGCATTGATGAGCTTGTTCCCTTAATGCAAGAGAGATTTCATGGGCTCAGACTAGCAACGGAAGATTACATTGAGATGAGTTGGATTGAATCCGTTCTTATCTTCGGCCAAATTCAAAATGAATCCTTGGATATTTAGCTGAACAGGAGTTTCAAAACTCCTCTTATAAGCCCATCCTACAAAGGTAAATCAGACGACGTGAAAGAACCTATCCCTGAAATTGCATTGAAGGGTTTGTGGTCAAAACTTTCTAGGGTATTTTAATGTATTCgataaatttcaacatttctttctctaaatttCTAGTTGGTGctctaaatttcattttaatgtATTTCTTTACGAATTTAGCGCatatttattcaaataaatacataacaaaattataaatatattcgTGGAACATTTGTGTCCAGGTATCTGACAGCGGTTGGTGAAATATTGACTAAATATCCAGTGAGGGTCCTCATTCATAATATTGCCCAATAATGACGGTATCGCTTTCATATTCTTATGAATGGTAGACAGCTTGTGCGTGATTTTTTGGGAAGAAGCGATAAGTGCTATGTTTTGACTATATACAGTACCTGCACTTGCGTATTTTGTTTGAATGTCTAAACGGGAGTTAATCAATTGCATAAGAATATtactaattataattaatagacGAAACTTTAAATTCCTCTTTTCGTTCCCCTCTtatctcattttctttcaatatTTCCTTCAAACCTTTCGTAAAGAAATAGAAATTATATAGTATAAGAGGGAAAAGTTTGTTTATTACGTACCATCAACATTCTCTAATTCACAATAGATCtacatttttgtttaaaagtAATCAATAACGAATTTCAAATATAGAGAGTATAAGAAGAGGAGATTTCTTTGGGGTACATTAATACTATAGACTATAGGAGGAGAATTTGCTAACCTTCAATCCTAGGCTAGGACTGGAACAATGTAcagaaaatcaataattttttgtattttactcgattaagaatttaaaatattattgagttgtttttaaataaaaaataaaaaatttgattaggTTTTCAGATTTTTTTGGTGGGCTTTGTTTGGGAGTCCTTTATCGTTATCCAAAGTTAAAGTCGACCATAAGATACCCGCCCTTTCTTGATGACTTTTCCAATActggaaatttatttttatcatcatttGCGATATTGAAGAATCCAAGCTTATTGTCAGGCTGATTTGATTACGCAATACACCAAATTCGAAGAAGAAATCAACAGAAACCTTCCGAAATCATTAAGATTTATAGATTTTACAAAACaattttccaattttgttcTTGTTCATTGTTAACTTGGAAAGTTGCcatgaaattcaagttttataaattttttgtttcacaTTTATTTAAGAATAAACTTCAGTTCAAAGAGGCTTATATTAAGTCATCACCTAACccttcaaaaggaaaaattaaaaataaaaataaagggTTATTATATCATACCGAAAGTTCACATATCATTGGACCTCCTATGTAAGCAATGCACTTTGCACTGTATAAATAAGGGAAATCGATAAACTCATATGCACAAAATTAGCTTCAAAAAAATGAAGTCTCCGCACTTTCtagtattttcatttctttttgctGCTTTCTTCTCATTGTCATGGGCAACCTCGGCTCATACTCATGAGAGTTTTCTTCATTGCCTTTCCCTTCATTCCGAAGACTCCTCTTTCATTTCGAAAATCATCTATGCACAAAATAATTCTTCATATTCGTCTGTTTTGGAGTTTTCAATGCATAATCTCAGGTTCTCCACGCCAACTACCCCCAAACCACAGGTCATTATAACACCATTTTATGAATCCCATCTTCAAGCAACAATTTACTGTTCAAAAAAACATGGACTTCAAGTTAGAACTCGAAGTGGTGGCCATGATTTTGAAGGCATTTCTTATGTTTCTAAAGTTTCATTTGtcattattgatttgattaattttcgATCAATTGACATTGATGTGGAAAACAAAGTTGCATGGGTTCAGTCTGGAGCAATTCTTGGTGAGCTATATTACAGAATTGCTAAAAAAAGTAATACTCTTGCCTTCCCAGCCGGTGTTTGTCACACTGTAGGTGTTGGTGGATATTTTAGTGGGGGAGGTTATGGCTTATTATTTCGAAAATACGGTCTTGCTGCTGATAACATAATTGATGCTCAATTCATTGACGTTAATGGACGAATTCTTGATAGAAAAGCTATGGGAGAAGATTTATTTTGGGCCATTCGAGGAGGTGGAGGGGGTAGCTTCGGCATCGTCATCGCATGGAAATTAAAGCTGGTTCCTATTCCAGCAACTGTGACTGGATGCATCGTTAGCAAAACGTTAGAACAAAATGCGATCAAACTTGTCCACCGTTGGCAATATATTGCACACAAGCTGCCTGACGAAACATACTCCTCGGTTGCCTTAAGAAGAGTGAATTCTAGTCAAGATGGGAAAAAGACTGTTCTAGCTTCCTTTAGATTATTCTTTCTCGGTGGCGTTGATGAGCTTGTTCCATTGATGCAAGAGAGATTTTCGGAGCTTGGACTAGTAAAGGAAGATTGCACTGAAATGAGTTGGATTGAATCTATTCTCTACTTTGGCCAAATTAGGAATAAATCCTTGGATGTTTTACTTGATAGGACTTTTCAAAGTCCTCTCTTTAGTCCAGCCTTCAAAGCAAAATCTGACTACGTAAAGGAACCTGTTCCTGAAATTGCGTTAGAAGGGCTATGGTCAAAGCTTTATGAGGAAGAAGCAAAATCTGCCGGTGTACTTTTTGTGGCTTATGGGGGGGAAATGGATGAGATTCCAGAGACTGCAACTCCATTTCCGCATAGAGCTGGCAACTTATACAAAATCTTATACGCTGTAGGTTGGCAAAAAGAAGACAACAAAAATTCCCAGAGGTACGTAAGTTGGATTAGGAGAGTTTATAGCTATATGAGTTCCTTTGTTTCAAAATCACCTCGAGAGGCATATATCAATTATAGAGATCTTGACATTGGAACTAACAACAAAGATAACACTAGTTATGCACAAGCAAGTGTTTGGGgtcataaatattttaagaataaCTTTGATAAGTTGATAAGTGTGAAAACAATGATTGATCCAGAAAATTTCTTCAGACATGAACAAAGCATCCCTCCACTTTTGTCCAGATGGAAGAAAAGAGGCAATTAGAGTGTATATAACCTTGGTGGACGCTTTTAATTAGAAAAGCACACATCATAGCTctaaataaaatgtttgattagTTCTTTGTTACCATTTCTGGCTGGCATAATGCATGAGTAGTATGCATAACCCATTAATTAcctttggttgaaacaagttaaTGTGTGTTGACAATGATAAATCTTAGCCTTTCTTTCTCCAGATTTCATTATTAGATACAAAAACATGCAAATACATGTATAATTTTAGCTTTTGGC
This window encodes:
- the LOC18605536 gene encoding cannabidiolic acid synthase, translated to MHKISFKKMKSPHFLVFSFLFAAFFSLSWATSAHTHESFLHCLSLHSEDSSFISKIIYAQNNSSYSSVLEFSMHNLRFSTPTTPKPQVIITPFYESHLQATIYCSKKHGLQVRTRSGGHDFEGISYVSKVSFVIIDLINFRSIDIDVENKVAWVQSGAILGELYYRIAKKSNTLAFPAGVCHTVGVGGYFSGGGYGLLFRKYGLAADNIIDAQFIDVNGRILDRKAMGEDLFWAIRGGGGGSFGIVIAWKLKLVPIPATVTGCIVSKTLEQNAIKLVHRWQYIAHKLPDETYSSVALRRVNSSQDGKKTVLASFRLFFLGGVDELVPLMQERFSELGLVKEDCTEMSWIESILYFGQIRNKSLDVLLDRTFQSPLFSPAFKAKSDYVKEPVPEIALEGLWSKLYEEEAKSAGVLFVAYGGEMDEIPETATPFPHRAGNLYKILYAVGWQKEDNKNSQRYVSWIRRVYSYMSSFVSKSPREAYINYRDLDIGTNNKDNTSYAQASVWGHKYFKNNFDKLISVKTMIDPENFFRHEQSIPPLLSRWKKRGN